The Fundulus heteroclitus isolate FHET01 chromosome 13, MU-UCD_Fhet_4.1, whole genome shotgun sequence genome contains a region encoding:
- the eva1bb gene encoding eva-1 homolog Bb, whose translation MDPVKTDMELLSNSMAAYAHIKANPESFALYFMMGVSFGLFLALCLLVAGIACRTRRYSRPPPSPERRQLKESSEEEEESMSEEDGEESEDKMTVLALSERSSQANGTLRSVNVFASAEELEKARRLEERERILREIWRNGQPDILVSGTGTMGRVHYH comes from the exons ATGGATCCAGTGAAGACAGACATGGAGCTGCTCAGCAACAGCATGGCCGCCTACGCCCACATCAAAG CCAATCCAGAGAGTTTTGCTCTTTACTTCATGATGGGCGTCTCATTCGGGCTCTTCCTGGCGCTCTGCCTCCTGGTGGCCGGCATCGCCTGCAGAACCCGTCGCTACAGCAGACCTCCGCCGTCCCCCGAGAGGAGGCAGCTGAAAGAGTCCagcgaggaggaggaagagagcaTGTCGGAGGAAGACGGGGAGGAGTCTGAAGACAAAATGACGGTGTTGGCCCTGAGCGAGCGCAGCAGCCAGGCTAACGGCACGCTGAGGAGCGTCAACGTGTTCGCGTCTgcggaggagctggagaaggcCCGCCGTCTGGAAGAACGCGAGCGGATCCTCCGCGAAATCTGGAGGAACGGGCAACCGGACATCCTGGTTTCAGGGACGGGAACGATGGGGCGAGTCCATTACCACTGA